One region of Syntrophobacter fumaroxidans MPOB genomic DNA includes:
- the fdnG gene encoding formate dehydrogenase-N subunit alpha: MKLTRRDFLKISSAATAGLALSGMGFNLTPVQAYTWELRTKDAKETPTICCYCAVGCGIICHTDKKTGQVIYTEGDADHPINGGSLCAKGASSYQLAQNPKRVTKVLYRAPNSDKWVAKDWKWALQEIAKRVKKSRDASFVEKNAQGQIVNRCMGIASVGSAAMDNEECWIYQAMLRALGLVYIEHQARIUHSATVAALAESYGRGAMTNHWIDLANADCILIMGSNAAENHPISFRWVMKAKDKGAVVINVDPRFTKTSTKSDIYAPLRSGTDIAFLGGMIKHILENKKFFNDYVINYTNASYIVGEKFDFKDGLFSGYNAEKRSYDKSSWAYELDEKGVPKKDLTLQNPRCVFQLLAKHYSRYDLDTVSKVTGTPKDDLTKVYEAYSATGVPDKAGTIMYAMGWCQHSVGVQNIRTMSIIQLLLGNMGIAGGGVNALRGESNVQGSTDQGLLFHILPGYLPTPAASLATLADYNKKNTPVSKDPLSANWWQNRPKYLVSLLKTLYGDAAKPENEFAYGWLPKIDDGKAYSWLDLFDAMYKKEFTGFFSWGQNPACSGANSNKTRQAMANLDWMVVVNLFENETASFWKGPGMNPKKTKTEVFFLPCCAFLEKEGSIANSGRWAQWRYKAQEPAGQSLPDGDIIYELFLEIRKLYQKPGGKFPDPILKLQWNYAANHKFDPHLVAKEINGYWLKDTTVGDKTFKKGDLVPAFAMLKDDGSTSCGNWIYCQSYNQDGNNMARRDKTDDSGIGLYPKWAWAWPVNRRIIYNRASVDPAGKPWNPKKAVIEFVGEVKDGKYTTQKWKGDVPDGPWYPLKNPDGSAREDGKLAFIMKPDGYASIYGPGLADGPFPEHYEPLECPVEKNLFSSRITNPVAAVFGTEKDIIKSCDPKFPFVGTTYRVTEHWQTGVLTRWLPWLLEAEPQLFVEMSEELAKLKEIKNGDKVIVESPRGSVEAVAIVTKRWKPFQIQDQEVHQVGLPWHFGWVWPPEGGDSANLLTPSVGDPNTRIPESKAFMVNVRKKG; this comes from the coding sequence ATGAAGCTGACACGGAGAGATTTTCTCAAAATCTCTAGCGCAGCCACTGCGGGTCTCGCCTTGAGCGGGATGGGATTCAATCTCACTCCGGTACAGGCTTACACGTGGGAACTGCGCACCAAGGACGCCAAGGAAACCCCCACCATCTGCTGCTACTGTGCGGTGGGATGCGGAATCATCTGCCACACCGACAAGAAGACCGGTCAAGTCATCTACACCGAAGGGGATGCAGACCATCCCATCAACGGAGGATCCCTTTGCGCAAAGGGAGCTTCATCGTATCAACTCGCCCAGAACCCCAAGCGCGTCACCAAGGTCCTCTACCGTGCGCCGAACAGTGACAAGTGGGTCGCCAAGGACTGGAAGTGGGCGCTCCAGGAAATCGCCAAACGGGTCAAGAAGAGCCGGGATGCGAGTTTCGTCGAGAAGAACGCCCAGGGCCAGATCGTCAACCGCTGCATGGGAATCGCATCGGTGGGCAGCGCCGCCATGGACAACGAGGAGTGCTGGATATACCAGGCCATGCTTCGCGCCCTCGGGCTGGTATACATCGAACATCAGGCCCGCATTTGACACAGCGCCACTGTAGCGGCTCTGGCAGAGTCGTACGGACGCGGCGCAATGACCAACCACTGGATCGACCTCGCAAACGCGGACTGCATCCTCATCATGGGGAGCAACGCGGCGGAGAACCATCCCATTTCGTTCCGGTGGGTGATGAAGGCGAAGGACAAGGGGGCCGTGGTCATCAACGTGGATCCGCGCTTCACGAAGACTTCGACAAAATCCGACATCTACGCACCCCTGCGGTCCGGAACAGACATCGCCTTTCTGGGCGGCATGATCAAACATATTCTCGAAAACAAGAAATTCTTCAATGATTACGTGATCAACTACACCAACGCCTCATACATTGTCGGAGAGAAATTCGATTTCAAGGACGGCCTGTTTTCCGGCTACAACGCCGAAAAACGCTCCTACGACAAGTCTTCCTGGGCTTATGAGCTCGACGAGAAGGGCGTCCCCAAGAAGGACCTCACGCTCCAGAACCCGCGTTGTGTGTTCCAGTTGCTCGCGAAGCACTACAGCCGGTATGACCTCGATACCGTCTCGAAGGTGACCGGAACTCCGAAAGACGATCTCACGAAAGTCTACGAAGCCTACAGCGCCACCGGTGTTCCCGACAAGGCCGGCACCATCATGTACGCCATGGGCTGGTGCCAGCATTCGGTGGGGGTCCAGAATATTCGGACCATGTCCATCATCCAGCTGCTCCTGGGGAACATGGGGATTGCCGGCGGCGGCGTGAACGCCCTGCGTGGCGAATCCAACGTGCAGGGGTCGACGGACCAGGGTTTGCTTTTCCACATCCTGCCCGGCTACCTGCCGACCCCGGCGGCTTCGCTGGCAACACTCGCGGATTACAACAAGAAGAACACTCCCGTCAGCAAGGATCCGTTGAGCGCCAACTGGTGGCAGAACCGTCCCAAGTACCTGGTAAGCCTCCTCAAGACGCTGTATGGCGATGCCGCCAAACCGGAAAACGAATTCGCCTACGGCTGGCTTCCCAAGATCGATGACGGCAAGGCATACAGCTGGCTCGATCTCTTCGACGCCATGTACAAGAAGGAGTTCACCGGCTTCTTCTCGTGGGGGCAGAACCCCGCCTGCAGCGGCGCCAATTCGAACAAGACCCGGCAAGCCATGGCCAACCTGGACTGGATGGTCGTCGTCAACCTGTTCGAGAACGAAACGGCGTCTTTCTGGAAAGGCCCCGGCATGAACCCGAAGAAGACCAAGACGGAGGTATTCTTCCTGCCGTGCTGCGCGTTTCTCGAAAAGGAAGGGTCGATTGCCAACAGCGGTCGCTGGGCGCAGTGGCGTTACAAGGCCCAGGAACCCGCCGGTCAATCGCTGCCCGACGGCGACATCATTTACGAGCTGTTCCTGGAAATCCGCAAGCTTTACCAGAAACCCGGAGGAAAGTTCCCCGACCCGATTTTGAAGCTCCAGTGGAATTACGCCGCCAACCACAAGTTCGATCCCCACCTGGTGGCAAAGGAGATCAACGGGTACTGGCTCAAGGACACCACCGTGGGCGACAAGACGTTCAAGAAGGGGGATCTCGTCCCCGCTTTCGCCATGCTCAAGGATGACGGTTCGACGTCCTGCGGCAACTGGATCTACTGCCAGAGCTACAACCAGGATGGGAACAACATGGCCCGCCGCGACAAGACCGACGACAGCGGCATCGGCCTTTACCCGAAGTGGGCGTGGGCCTGGCCGGTCAACCGCAGGATCATTTACAACCGCGCCTCCGTGGATCCTGCCGGAAAGCCGTGGAACCCGAAGAAGGCGGTCATCGAGTTCGTCGGAGAGGTCAAGGACGGAAAGTACACCACTCAGAAATGGAAGGGCGACGTTCCCGACGGACCGTGGTATCCGCTCAAGAACCCCGACGGATCCGCCAGGGAAGACGGCAAGCTGGCATTCATCATGAAGCCGGACGGATACGCTTCCATCTATGGTCCGGGATTGGCCGACGGTCCTTTCCCCGAGCATTACGAACCCCTGGAATGCCCGGTGGAGAAAAACCTGTTCAGTTCCCGGATCACCAACCCGGTGGCGGCGGTATTCGGCACCGAAAAAGACATCATCAAGTCGTGCGACCCGAAATTCCCGTTTGTGGGGACAACCTACCGCGTCACCGAGCATTGGCAGACGGGTGTTCTCACCCGCTGGCTCCCGTGGCTCCTCGAAGCCGAACCGCAGCTGTTCGTGGAAATGAGCGAAGAGCTCGCCAAGCTCAAGGAAATCAAGAACGGCGACAAGGTCATTGTGGAGTCTCCTCGAGGGAGCGTCGAAGCGGTGGCCATCGTCACCAAGCGGTGGAAGCCGTTCCAAATACAAGACCAGGAAGTGCATCAGGTCGGTCTGCCATGGCATTTCGGATGGGTCTGGCCGCCTGAAGGGGGTGACAGCGCCAACCTGCTGACTCCTTCCGTGGGAGATCCGAATACCCGTATTCCGGAATCCAAAGCATTCATGGTCAATGTGCGGAAGAAAGGATAA
- a CDS encoding 4Fe-4S dicluster domain-containing protein — translation MAGKSFFIDTTRCTACRGCQIACKNWNRNEGSLTKNTGSHQNPPDFDANTFKLVRFSEVENEGKVAWYFFADQCRHCLVPPCKDVIEGTVPDSVIQDEATGAVVYTEKTAEAPLDDVRESCPYDVPRKKDKGPFVKCTMCIDRVSNGLVPACVKICPTGAMNFGDRDEILAMAKDRVEKLKPRYPKAQLLDANEVRVIFLVVDDPRKYHKKAVASLSPGIQRPAGKSTLAGPARRVLKTVLGV, via the coding sequence ATGGCGGGAAAGAGCTTTTTTATCGATACGACTCGGTGCACGGCCTGTCGAGGCTGCCAGATAGCCTGCAAGAATTGGAACAGGAACGAGGGGTCGTTGACCAAAAACACGGGAAGCCACCAGAACCCTCCTGATTTCGATGCCAATACCTTCAAGCTGGTCCGATTCAGCGAGGTGGAAAACGAAGGAAAGGTGGCATGGTACTTCTTTGCGGATCAGTGCCGCCATTGTCTCGTTCCTCCTTGCAAGGACGTCATCGAAGGCACCGTTCCCGACTCCGTGATTCAGGACGAGGCCACGGGAGCGGTGGTTTACACGGAAAAAACCGCTGAAGCCCCTCTTGACGACGTTCGCGAGTCGTGTCCCTACGATGTGCCGCGCAAGAAGGACAAAGGCCCGTTCGTGAAATGCACGATGTGCATCGACCGCGTGAGTAACGGTCTGGTGCCGGCCTGCGTCAAGATCTGTCCGACCGGGGCGATGAACTTCGGGGATCGGGACGAGATACTGGCCATGGCCAAGGATCGCGTCGAGAAACTCAAACCCAGGTACCCGAAGGCGCAACTGCTGGATGCCAACGAAGTTCGTGTGATCTTCCTGGTGGTCGATGACCCGAGAAAGTATCACAAGAAGGCCGTCGCGAGCCTGAGCCCCGGTATTCAGCGACCGGCCGGGAAGAGCACGCTTGCGGGACCCGCCCGCAGGGTGCTCAAGACCGTCCTGGGTGTGTGA
- a CDS encoding formate dehydrogenase accessory protein FdhE: MDNQHNPEKDRIGQAFALARAEKPAYADLYPFLETLFLLRAGGKSAARPERFELSAEHARARWEGSFPLLRRWEFPLDTEAAESLLEMIAGSLPEDNVQLKGAHESLSRALANHPEQRTAIWRSFLQHEMEPWEEWLDVAGVDTASLLFLARNCLRPSVELVAEDLLQRFPIPKEWLKGYCPVCGSLPSLLFLEKDGQRNGYCSWCGTSWGLNRLQCCYCDNRFHESLGYLYAEAETHYHIQYCNLCKYYFKLVLTGELLYPPYLPLEEWTTLHLDLLAQRAGFKQPPSPSPVVYGDAPA; this comes from the coding sequence TTGGACAATCAGCACAACCCGGAGAAAGACCGTATCGGGCAGGCCTTTGCCCTGGCCAGAGCCGAGAAACCGGCCTACGCCGATCTCTATCCTTTCCTCGAAACGCTTTTCCTGCTCAGGGCGGGCGGCAAGAGCGCCGCGCGTCCGGAGCGGTTCGAGTTGAGCGCCGAGCACGCGCGGGCCCGCTGGGAAGGCTCCTTCCCACTGCTCAGGCGCTGGGAGTTTCCGCTCGACACGGAGGCGGCGGAAAGCCTCCTCGAAATGATTGCCGGAAGCCTCCCGGAAGACAACGTGCAGCTCAAGGGAGCCCATGAGTCCCTCTCCCGCGCCCTGGCGAACCATCCCGAGCAGAGAACGGCCATCTGGAGAAGTTTCCTCCAGCATGAAATGGAACCCTGGGAGGAATGGCTGGATGTGGCGGGAGTGGATACGGCGTCCCTGCTCTTCCTGGCCAGGAACTGCCTCAGGCCTTCGGTGGAACTGGTGGCCGAAGATCTGCTGCAACGCTTCCCCATCCCGAAGGAGTGGCTGAAAGGATACTGCCCGGTCTGCGGGTCGCTCCCATCGCTTCTCTTCCTCGAAAAAGACGGCCAACGAAACGGGTATTGTTCCTGGTGCGGCACGTCCTGGGGACTCAACCGCCTCCAGTGCTGCTATTGCGACAACCGCTTCCATGAATCGCTCGGCTATCTGTACGCGGAGGCCGAGACTCATTACCACATCCAGTACTGCAATCTGTGCAAGTACTACTTCAAGCTCGTCCTCACGGGTGAGTTGCTGTACCCGCCGTATTTGCCGCTGGAGGAATGGACGACGCTTCATCTTGATCTTCTGGCCCAGCGCGCCGGTTTTAAGCAACCTCCCTCCCCCTCCCCAGTGGTCTATGGAGATGCCCCGGCGTAG